A stretch of the Vitis riparia cultivar Riparia Gloire de Montpellier isolate 1030 chromosome 13, EGFV_Vit.rip_1.0, whole genome shotgun sequence genome encodes the following:
- the LOC117928648 gene encoding ankyrin repeat-containing protein ITN1 isoform X1, with product MASPVTVKEGTLSVSVCLATVEIEETFLKKMERDLEKGLVTPAPNQNPLAEPSPSPSPSSTASAPALVLSSSSKRIDQAGKKKYVKQVTGRHNDTELHLAAQRGDLAAVKQILDDIHSQIGDTMSGAEFEAEVAEVRTLMVNEVNELGETALFTAAEKGHIDVVKELLKYSNREGISRKNRSQFGPLHIAAAQGHHAIVQVLLDYDPELSKTIGPSNATPLVSAASRGHTAVVIELLSKDCSLLEIAKSNGKNALHLAARQGHVDIVEALLEKDPQLARRTDKKGQTALHMAVKGVSCEVVKLLLNADAAIVMLPDKQGNTALHVATRKKRAEIVNELLRLPDANVNALNRDHKTSLDIAEDLPHSEEASDIKNCLIRYGAIKANELNQPRDELRNTVTQIKRDVHTQLEQTRRTNKNVYNISKELRKLHREGINNATNSVTVVAVLFATVAFAAIFTVPGGDNNKDGTGVAVKSASFKIFFIFNALALFTSLAVVVVQITLVRGETKAERNVVVVINKLMWLASVCTSVAFIASSYIVVGRHNEWAAIFVTVVGGVIMAGVLGTMTYYVVKSKRIRAVRRKDKNARRSGSNSWHHSEFSDSEIDRIYAL from the exons ATGGCTTCACCTGTAACTGTAAAAGAAGGTACTCTCTCAGTCTCGGTTTGTTTGGCTACCGTGGAAATTGAGGAAACTTTCTTAAAAA AGATGGAGAGGGACTTGGAAAAGGGACTGGTTACGCCAGCACCGAACCAGAACCCTCTGGCAGAGCCATCGCCGTCGCCGTCTCCGTCGTCGACTGCCTCAGCTCCGGCGCTGGTGCTTTCGAGCTCCAGCAAACGGATCGATCAGGCGGGGAAGAAGAAGTATGTGAAGCAAGTGACCGGCCGTCACAACGACACAGAACTCCATCTAGCGGCGCAGCGCGGCGATTTGGCTGCCGTGAAGCAGATTCTGGACGATATTCATTCGCAGATCGGTGATACCATGAGCGGTGCCGAGTTCGAAGCTGAGGTTGCTGAGGTGAGAACTTTGATGGTGAATGAAGTGAATGAGTTGGGAGAGACGGCGCTGTTCACTGCAGCGGAGAAAGGGCATATTGATGTCGTGAAGGAATTGTTGAAGTATTCAAATAGAGAGGGTATATCGAGGAAGAACCGGTCGCAGTTCGGTCCTTTGCATATAGCTGCTGCTCAGGGACACCATG CCATTGTCCAAGTTCTGTTAGACTATGACCCAGAGCTGAGCAAAACAATTGGGCCATCAAATGCAACCCCCCTAGTTTCTGCTGCATCAAGAGGGCATACAGCAGTAGTTATTGAACTGTTGTCAAAGGATTGTAGCTTGTTAGAGATTGCCAAATCCAATGGGAAAAATGCATTACATTTGGCTGCTCGACAGGGTCACGTTGACATTGTAGAAGCATTACTGGAAAAAGATCCACAGTTGGCACGAAGAACTGACAAGAAAGGACAAACTGCATTACACATGGCTGTAAAAGGGGTGAGCTGTGAGGTGGTGAAATTACTTCTTAATGCAGATGCCGCTATTGTTATGCTCCCGGACAAGCAAGGTAATACAGCATTACATGTCGCCACCAGGAAAAAGCGAGCAGAG ATAGTGAATGAATTGTTGCGCCTCCCTGACGCCAATGTTAACGCACTGAACAGAGACCACAAAACATCTCTTGATATAGCTGAAGACCTTCCCCACTCTGAAGAAGCTTCAGATATAAAGAACTGCCTTATTCGCTATGGTGCTATCAAAGCTAATGAACTAAACCAACCAAGAGACGAGTTGAGGAATACCGTGACTCAGATCAAGAGAGATGTCCACACTCAACTTGAACAAACCAGGAGAACAAACAAAAATGTCTATAACATTTCTAAAGAGCTCAGAAAACTCCACCGAGAAGGGATCAACAATGCCACCAACTCAGTGACTGTGGTGGCTGTTCTATTTGCAACAGTTGCCTTTGCCGCCATTTTCACTGTGCCTGGTGGAGATAACAACAAGGATGGGACAGGGGTGGCAGTGAAGAGTGCTTCTTTTAaaatcttcttcatcttcaatgccttagcacttttcacatccttGGCTGTTGTGGTAGTTCAAATTACTTTGGTCAGAGGGGAGACAAAAGCAGAGAGAAACGTGGTGGTGGTGATCAACAAGTTGATGTGGTTGGCTTCTGTGTGTACGTCAGTGGCTTTTATTGCCTCCTCTTATATAGTGGTTGGCAGGCATAACGAATGGGCTGCGATTTTCGTTACAGTTGTAGGAGGAGTAATAATGGCCGGGGTCCTTGGCACCATGACTTACTATGTGGTTAAATCAAAGAGGATAAGAGCAGTGAGGAGGAAAgacaagaatgcaaggaggagcGGATCCAACTCCTGGCATCACTCCGAGTTCTCCGATTCAGAAATTGATAGGATTTATGCCCTCTGA
- the LOC117927440 gene encoding 3-ketoacyl-CoA synthase 19-like, with the protein MELLLAVFLLPLSYAIILFCKKLLAWRDQRCYMVHYECFKASEDTKLNTDTCAGIVLRNKNLGLEEYKFLLQTIVSSGIGEETYSPKIVLAGQEDSPSLKDSLSEIEEIMYDTLDKLFAKTGVSPSEIDVLVVNVSLLSPSPSLAARIINRYKMKEDIKSYNLSGMGCSASLLAIDIARNIFKFHKDAFAVVVSTESMGPNWYCGREKSMMLSNCLFRVGGCSMLLTNKRSMKHRALFKLNTLVRTHLGSNDEAYNCCIQIEDSLGYRGFCLTKKLTKAAALSFTENLKALVPKVLPLWQLLRYVISSRFGKKNDTPVLELVAAGLDFKTGVEHFCIHPGGRAVIDGVGKSLGLTEYDLEPARMALHRFGNTSAGGLWYVLGYMEAKKRLKKGDRILMISFGAGFKCNNCVWQVMKDLEDANVWEDCIASYPPKSIVNPFIEKYGWINDPSASFVKLDWN; encoded by the coding sequence ATGGAGCTCCTCTTGGCAGTTTTTCTGCTTCCTCTATCCTATGCTATTATCCTCTTCTGTAAGAAGCTATTGGCATGGAGAGACCAACGGTGCTATATGGTGCACTATGAGTGCTTTAAAGCCAGTGAGGATACGAAGCTCAACACTGATACTTGTGCGGGTATAGTCCTGAGAAACAAGAATCTAGGACTTGAAGAATACAAGTTTCTCTTACAAACCATTGTCAGTTCAGGCATTGGTGAAGAAACTTACAGCCCGAAAATCGTCCTTGCAGGCCAAGAAGACTCTCCTTCTCTTAAAGATTCTCTTTCTGAGATAGAAGAAATCATGTATGATACACTCGATAAGCTATTCGCGAAGACAGGAGTCTCTCCATCAGAGATCGACGTACTGGTCGTGAATGTGTCCTTGCTCTCCCCCTCTCCATCTCTAGCAGCTCGAATAATAAACCGTTACAAGATGAAGGAGGATATTAAGTCCTATAATCTCTCGGGAATGGGATGCAGCGCAAGCCTTCTCGCCATTGATATCGCCCGCAACATCTTTAAGTTTCACAAGGATGCATTTGCAGTCGTTGTGAGTACAGAATCCATGGGTCCAAATTGGTACTGTGGTAGAGAAAAATCCATGATGCTCTCCAATTGCTTATTCCGCGTAGGTGGCTGTTCAATGCTCTTAACAAACAAAAGATCTATGAAGCATCGAGCACTTTTCAAATTGAACACTCTAGTACGGACCCATCTTGGCTCCAACGACGAAGCATATAATTGTTGCATCCAAATAGAAGACAGTCTTGGCTACCGAGGCTTCTGCCTCACCAAAAAACTCACAAAGGCCGCAGCTTTATCTTTCACCGAAAATCTAAAAGCGCTAGTACCTAAAGTGCTACCACTATGGCAACTACTTCGGTATGTAATATCATCTCGCTTTGGGAAAAAGAACGACACCCCCGTTCTAGAATTAGTGGCAGCAGGTTTGGATTTTAAGACTGGGGTTGAACACTTCTGTATTCACCCTGGTGGAAGGGCTGTTATTGATGGAGTGGGCAAGAGTTTAGGACTCACTGAGTATGATCTTGAACCAGCAAGGATGGCGCTTCACCGGTTTGGTAACACCTCGGCTGGTGGCCTCTGGTATGTTTTAGGTTACATGGAAGCAAAGAAGAGACTCAAGAAGGGCGACAGAATTCTGATGATCAGCTTTGGAGCAGGTTTTAAATGCAACAACTGTGTTTGGCAGGTAATGAAGGACTTGGAGGATGCTAACGTCTGGGAAGACTGCATAGCCTCTTATCCTCCAAAATCCATAGTCAACCCCTTCATAGAGAAGTATGGTTGGATCAATGATCCAAGTGCAAGCTTTGTTAAATTGGACTGGAACTGA
- the LOC117928648 gene encoding ankyrin repeat-containing protein ITN1 isoform X2, with product MASPVTVKEEMERDLEKGLVTPAPNQNPLAEPSPSPSPSSTASAPALVLSSSSKRIDQAGKKKYVKQVTGRHNDTELHLAAQRGDLAAVKQILDDIHSQIGDTMSGAEFEAEVAEVRTLMVNEVNELGETALFTAAEKGHIDVVKELLKYSNREGISRKNRSQFGPLHIAAAQGHHAIVQVLLDYDPELSKTIGPSNATPLVSAASRGHTAVVIELLSKDCSLLEIAKSNGKNALHLAARQGHVDIVEALLEKDPQLARRTDKKGQTALHMAVKGVSCEVVKLLLNADAAIVMLPDKQGNTALHVATRKKRAEIVNELLRLPDANVNALNRDHKTSLDIAEDLPHSEEASDIKNCLIRYGAIKANELNQPRDELRNTVTQIKRDVHTQLEQTRRTNKNVYNISKELRKLHREGINNATNSVTVVAVLFATVAFAAIFTVPGGDNNKDGTGVAVKSASFKIFFIFNALALFTSLAVVVVQITLVRGETKAERNVVVVINKLMWLASVCTSVAFIASSYIVVGRHNEWAAIFVTVVGGVIMAGVLGTMTYYVVKSKRIRAVRRKDKNARRSGSNSWHHSEFSDSEIDRIYAL from the exons ATGGCTTCACCTGTAACTGTAAAAGAAG AGATGGAGAGGGACTTGGAAAAGGGACTGGTTACGCCAGCACCGAACCAGAACCCTCTGGCAGAGCCATCGCCGTCGCCGTCTCCGTCGTCGACTGCCTCAGCTCCGGCGCTGGTGCTTTCGAGCTCCAGCAAACGGATCGATCAGGCGGGGAAGAAGAAGTATGTGAAGCAAGTGACCGGCCGTCACAACGACACAGAACTCCATCTAGCGGCGCAGCGCGGCGATTTGGCTGCCGTGAAGCAGATTCTGGACGATATTCATTCGCAGATCGGTGATACCATGAGCGGTGCCGAGTTCGAAGCTGAGGTTGCTGAGGTGAGAACTTTGATGGTGAATGAAGTGAATGAGTTGGGAGAGACGGCGCTGTTCACTGCAGCGGAGAAAGGGCATATTGATGTCGTGAAGGAATTGTTGAAGTATTCAAATAGAGAGGGTATATCGAGGAAGAACCGGTCGCAGTTCGGTCCTTTGCATATAGCTGCTGCTCAGGGACACCATG CCATTGTCCAAGTTCTGTTAGACTATGACCCAGAGCTGAGCAAAACAATTGGGCCATCAAATGCAACCCCCCTAGTTTCTGCTGCATCAAGAGGGCATACAGCAGTAGTTATTGAACTGTTGTCAAAGGATTGTAGCTTGTTAGAGATTGCCAAATCCAATGGGAAAAATGCATTACATTTGGCTGCTCGACAGGGTCACGTTGACATTGTAGAAGCATTACTGGAAAAAGATCCACAGTTGGCACGAAGAACTGACAAGAAAGGACAAACTGCATTACACATGGCTGTAAAAGGGGTGAGCTGTGAGGTGGTGAAATTACTTCTTAATGCAGATGCCGCTATTGTTATGCTCCCGGACAAGCAAGGTAATACAGCATTACATGTCGCCACCAGGAAAAAGCGAGCAGAG ATAGTGAATGAATTGTTGCGCCTCCCTGACGCCAATGTTAACGCACTGAACAGAGACCACAAAACATCTCTTGATATAGCTGAAGACCTTCCCCACTCTGAAGAAGCTTCAGATATAAAGAACTGCCTTATTCGCTATGGTGCTATCAAAGCTAATGAACTAAACCAACCAAGAGACGAGTTGAGGAATACCGTGACTCAGATCAAGAGAGATGTCCACACTCAACTTGAACAAACCAGGAGAACAAACAAAAATGTCTATAACATTTCTAAAGAGCTCAGAAAACTCCACCGAGAAGGGATCAACAATGCCACCAACTCAGTGACTGTGGTGGCTGTTCTATTTGCAACAGTTGCCTTTGCCGCCATTTTCACTGTGCCTGGTGGAGATAACAACAAGGATGGGACAGGGGTGGCAGTGAAGAGTGCTTCTTTTAaaatcttcttcatcttcaatgccttagcacttttcacatccttGGCTGTTGTGGTAGTTCAAATTACTTTGGTCAGAGGGGAGACAAAAGCAGAGAGAAACGTGGTGGTGGTGATCAACAAGTTGATGTGGTTGGCTTCTGTGTGTACGTCAGTGGCTTTTATTGCCTCCTCTTATATAGTGGTTGGCAGGCATAACGAATGGGCTGCGATTTTCGTTACAGTTGTAGGAGGAGTAATAATGGCCGGGGTCCTTGGCACCATGACTTACTATGTGGTTAAATCAAAGAGGATAAGAGCAGTGAGGAGGAAAgacaagaatgcaaggaggagcGGATCCAACTCCTGGCATCACTCCGAGTTCTCCGATTCAGAAATTGATAGGATTTATGCCCTCTGA